Proteins encoded together in one Caretta caretta isolate rCarCar2 unplaced genomic scaffold, rCarCar1.hap1 Scaffold_31, whole genome shotgun sequence window:
- the LOC142070500 gene encoding interferon beta-like, producing MISRSLLQFCLVLLFSSEISCLDCNRLHVLQIRMNSESFERLEKMGGNFPFQCLNERIAFKPRDILKLRLSHQENAKVAIQQILQELFHIFNNNLTQAAWNGTSIKEFQNGLHQQIEKLETCLSAEMEKEVTYPGNENLLLTSLKLKRFFQTIEDFLKEKQYSRCAWEIIRVQITRCFLMLDKLTKRLENEARDASSNDALKTAE from the exons TTTGCTGCAATTTTGCCTCGTGCTGCTCTTCTCCAGTGAAATCTCATGTCTGGACTGTAACAGGCTGCATGTTCTACAAATCAGAATGAACAGCGAGAGTTTTGAGCGTCTGGAGAAAATGGGTGGCAACTTTCCCTTCCAATGTCTAAATGAAAGGATAGCTTTCAAGCCCAGAGATATCCTCAAGCTCCGACTGTCCCACCAAGAGAATGCCAAGGTAGCCATCCAGCAGATCCTCCAAGAGCTCTTCCATATCTTTAACAACAATCTCACCCAAGCTGCCTGGAATGGGACTTCCATAAAGGAATTCCAAAACGGACTTCACCAGCAGATTGAGAAGCTGGAGACATGTTTGAGTGCTGAGATGGAAAAGGAGGTAACCTACCCAGGAAATGAGAACCTCCTGCTCACCAGCCTCAAACTGAAGAGATTCTTCCAGACAATAGAGgatttcctgaaagaaaagcaatacaGCCGGTGTGCCTGGGAGATCATCCGTGTGCAAATAACCAGATGTTTCCTCATGCTCGACAAACTCACCAAGAGACTTGAAAATGAAG CACGTGATGCTTCCAG